In Syntrophales bacterium, the following are encoded in one genomic region:
- a CDS encoding C-terminal binding protein produces MGFKVVNVFNVPGEDFGDELGFPLGATLINGVWMQEEEIVAQCRDADALIGVVSVQPFNRRLMGALPKCRVIAGIGIGYDKTDLEAATEQGIAVTNVPDYCLDEVSGLAIGMILSLGHKLLQIDRAVRERRVVFTVDKKALDEIARPMFRMREQTVGIVGFGKIGTVTAMKARGLGMRVIAHDPYVLGPVMESRGVTPVDFDTLLKKSDFISIHTPLNVETKNMFGYEQFGKMKPTAYFINTARGGCMDQPALIRALQKNLIAGAGIDVTTDEPIAQDNPLLGMGNVILTGHSAWYSLTSEADLYRRPMTQVVQALRGEFPVYTVNTEVKNKWMARWGVKD; encoded by the coding sequence ATGGGATTCAAGGTTGTTAATGTATTCAATGTGCCGGGGGAGGATTTCGGGGATGAACTGGGTTTTCCGTTAGGTGCGACCTTAATCAACGGGGTGTGGATGCAGGAAGAGGAGATCGTCGCTCAATGCCGGGACGCGGATGCGCTGATTGGCGTGGTTTCCGTCCAGCCCTTTAATCGTCGCCTGATGGGCGCCCTGCCTAAGTGCAGGGTCATCGCCGGCATCGGCATTGGTTATGACAAAACTGATCTGGAAGCGGCAACCGAGCAGGGGATAGCTGTGACCAATGTTCCCGACTACTGCCTGGACGAAGTTTCCGGGCTCGCAATAGGAATGATCCTGTCCCTTGGGCACAAGTTGCTTCAGATTGACCGGGCAGTCAGGGAACGGCGTGTGGTCTTTACGGTGGACAAAAAGGCCCTCGATGAAATTGCGCGGCCCATGTTCAGGATGAGGGAGCAAACGGTGGGCATTGTGGGTTTCGGCAAGATCGGGACAGTGACGGCAATGAAGGCCAGGGGATTGGGAATGCGCGTTATTGCCCATGATCCCTATGTGCTCGGTCCGGTCATGGAAAGTAGGGGAGTTACGCCTGTGGATTTCGACACCCTGCTTAAGAAGTCTGATTTTATCAGCATTCATACCCCTCTGAACGTCGAGACTAAAAACATGTTCGGCTACGAACAATTCGGGAAGATGAAGCCCACCGCTTACTTTATCAACACTGCGCGGGGGGGATGCATGGACCAGCCGGCCTTGATCCGGGCTCTGCAGAAAAATCTCATTGCCGGCGCCGGCATAGATGTTACGACCGATGAGCCAATCGCTCAGGATAATCCGCTCTTGGGTATGGGGAATGTGATTTTGACCGGACATAGCGCTTGGTATTCCCTGACTTCAGAGGCGGACCTGTATCGAAGACCGATGACGCAGGTGGTCCAGGCCCTCCGGGGTGAATTTCCCGTTTACACGGTCAATACGGAGGTGAAAAACAAATGGATGGCCCGCTGGGGGGTAAAGGATTGA
- a CDS encoding Coenzyme F420 hydrogenase/dehydrogenase, beta subunit C-terminal domain translates to MEKKVLKRGPEELQKYVLEAHLCTGCGACMNLCPYFRSYRGKTTALFTCAIDEGKCFAYCPKIGVDFDGLSQRFFGKPYDGSPLGPYQTITAAYAGDRLKGIASQAGGTVSALIYFALEKGYIDGAVLTERKGLLPVPRFVTAPEDALACSTSKYTAAPTLSMVNQALRNGYKNIGLVGTPCQVLATALMRSNPFNIENFVDSFGLVVGLFCTWAIDYRLFEPFLAEQTEISRIRKIDIPPPPSEIMEVFVNNGNKLEIPLNEIRKLVPNGCSYCIDMTSEFSDLSVGVMEGRPDMNTLLVRTERGRKVVEEAEKEGYLILAEIPEENLEHLTWAAGNKKRRGLAKAQSEGMINTKGDVKAYMRMNPQVLERLAAQATGGCDVLSD, encoded by the coding sequence ATGGAGAAGAAAGTGCTCAAAAGGGGACCGGAGGAACTTCAAAAATATGTCCTCGAAGCACATCTCTGCACGGGGTGCGGAGCTTGTATGAATCTGTGTCCTTATTTCAGATCATACAGGGGCAAAACAACGGCGCTCTTTACCTGCGCTATTGATGAGGGGAAATGTTTTGCCTACTGCCCCAAGATAGGTGTTGATTTCGACGGACTTTCCCAGCGATTCTTCGGCAAACCGTATGACGGAAGTCCTCTCGGCCCCTATCAAACGATCACCGCGGCGTATGCTGGTGACCGGCTGAAAGGTATAGCCTCGCAGGCGGGCGGGACTGTATCGGCCCTCATCTATTTCGCCCTTGAAAAAGGATATATTGACGGAGCGGTCCTGACAGAGAGGAAGGGACTTCTGCCTGTTCCCCGTTTTGTCACTGCTCCAGAGGATGCACTTGCCTGCAGCACCTCAAAATATACAGCGGCGCCAACCCTCTCGATGGTCAACCAGGCGCTGAGGAATGGATACAAAAATATCGGCCTCGTTGGGACTCCTTGCCAGGTGCTGGCTACGGCTCTGATGCGTTCGAATCCCTTTAATATCGAAAACTTTGTTGATTCCTTCGGGCTCGTTGTCGGGCTGTTCTGTACATGGGCAATAGATTACCGGCTCTTTGAACCATTCCTCGCTGAGCAAACCGAGATCAGCCGGATTAGAAAGATTGATATCCCCCCCCCTCCCTCTGAGATTATGGAGGTTTTCGTGAATAACGGGAATAAACTGGAGATACCATTGAACGAAATCCGCAAGCTCGTTCCCAACGGCTGCTCCTACTGCATTGATATGACTTCCGAGTTTTCCGATCTCTCCGTGGGGGTAATGGAAGGCAGACCCGATATGAACACCTTGCTTGTCAGAACGGAGCGGGGGAGAAAGGTCGTCGAGGAGGCCGAAAAGGAGGGATATCTAATCCTTGCGGAGATACCGGAGGAAAACCTTGAGCACCTGACCTGGGCGGCTGGGAACAAGAAGCGGCGCGGCCTCGCCAAGGCACAAAGTGAAGGTATGATCAATACGAAGGGTGACGTGAAAGCCTACATGAGGATGAATCCCCAAGTCCTTGAACGGCTGGCTGCACAAGCTACGGGAGGGTGCGATGTCTTATCTGACTGA
- a CDS encoding thiamine pyrophosphate-dependent enzyme, which yields MSYLTDTKEGASYLVMGNEAIVRGALEAGVNVASGYPGTPSSEIIESLSTVARERNLYVEWSVNEKVALEVAAAASFSKLRSLCAMKQNGVNVASDFLLHLAGSGTRGGFVLVACDDPGALSSVNEGESRYFARLMEIPLLEPGTFQEAKDMTRWAFELSEELKQIVVVRSVTRMSHASGNITFGKLTDKKRIAEFKFDGLILDPDAGIVISVPVAWKHQQQQEKIKKAQEIFEDSPFNTYEGAENPDLLLVTSSACYLYSKEAIAVLGVEDRVGLLKIGTTWPLPPRLMAKHLSRTDRVMVVEEVLPFLEENLKILAAEKAAEIGIKTFYGKNDGTIPMTEELNPDLVIAALKTVMGIDYNSVPDEYTRAAQSSVVSSAPVREQVFCPGCPHRASFFSIHNALEMDGRKGFVCGDIGCYSMGIGATGFRSIKTLHSMGSGTGIASGFGKLGQFGMNQPILAVCGDSTFYHSVIPALVNAVHNRSNLTLVVLDNNGTAMTGFQPHPGLDCNVLGEAVPPIDIARICEAIGARVEIRDPFELENTRETLNELIEDASGVKVLIMRKACALSPQRKHKKDYTVYVDQDLCWGEKCGCGRFCTRIFGCPGLIWNEAKQKAEIDEVICTGCGVCADICPQGAIKREEAA from the coding sequence ATGTCTTATCTGACTGATACGAAAGAAGGCGCTTCATACCTGGTTATGGGAAACGAAGCAATCGTCCGGGGCGCCCTGGAGGCGGGCGTCAATGTTGCCAGCGGGTATCCGGGAACTCCCTCATCGGAGATCATCGAAAGCCTCTCCACGGTAGCCCGGGAGCGCAATCTTTACGTCGAGTGGTCTGTCAACGAGAAGGTGGCCCTCGAGGTGGCGGCGGCGGCGTCCTTCTCCAAGCTGCGGTCATTGTGCGCCATGAAACAGAACGGCGTAAATGTGGCATCCGATTTTCTGCTCCATCTTGCTGGTTCAGGAACCAGGGGGGGATTTGTCTTGGTTGCCTGCGACGATCCGGGCGCTCTCTCCAGCGTCAACGAAGGTGAATCCCGATACTTCGCGCGGCTTATGGAGATCCCGCTTCTGGAACCGGGCACGTTTCAGGAGGCGAAGGACATGACCAGGTGGGCCTTCGAACTTTCGGAAGAACTCAAACAGATCGTAGTCGTCAGGAGTGTGACCCGTATGTCCCACGCCAGCGGGAATATAACCTTCGGCAAACTCACCGATAAAAAAAGGATAGCCGAATTCAAGTTCGACGGTCTCATCCTCGATCCCGACGCTGGAATAGTCATCAGCGTCCCCGTAGCTTGGAAACATCAGCAGCAGCAGGAAAAGATCAAAAAAGCGCAAGAGATATTCGAGGACAGTCCCTTCAATACCTATGAGGGTGCCGAAAACCCGGATCTCCTGCTCGTCACGAGCAGCGCCTGCTATCTCTACAGCAAGGAGGCGATCGCCGTTCTCGGCGTGGAGGATCGTGTCGGTCTTCTGAAGATAGGGACGACCTGGCCCCTGCCGCCGAGGCTGATGGCAAAGCACCTCTCGCGGACGGATCGGGTAATGGTGGTGGAAGAGGTACTCCCCTTTCTTGAGGAAAATTTGAAGATCCTGGCCGCCGAAAAGGCAGCCGAGATCGGGATAAAAACTTTCTACGGAAAGAACGATGGGACCATTCCAATGACGGAAGAGCTGAATCCCGATCTGGTCATCGCGGCACTGAAGACCGTCATGGGAATCGACTATAACTCCGTCCCGGACGAATACACGCGGGCGGCGCAGAGTTCCGTCGTTTCCAGCGCGCCGGTGCGGGAGCAGGTCTTCTGTCCCGGTTGTCCGCACCGGGCTTCTTTCTTCAGCATTCATAACGCCCTTGAGATGGACGGCCGAAAAGGCTTTGTCTGCGGGGACATCGGGTGCTATTCCATGGGCATCGGTGCCACGGGATTTCGCTCCATCAAAACACTGCACTCCATGGGTTCCGGGACAGGTATCGCCAGCGGATTCGGGAAACTGGGACAATTTGGAATGAACCAGCCCATCCTGGCGGTATGCGGGGACTCGACCTTCTATCATTCAGTGATTCCCGCTCTTGTCAATGCTGTCCATAATAGGTCCAATCTAACCTTGGTAGTGTTGGACAACAACGGTACGGCGATGACTGGCTTCCAACCCCACCCGGGCCTGGACTGCAACGTTCTCGGCGAGGCGGTCCCCCCGATCGATATCGCCAGGATATGCGAGGCTATTGGTGCACGGGTCGAGATCAGAGATCCCTTTGAACTGGAGAATACCCGGGAAACATTGAATGAACTGATTGAGGATGCAAGCGGCGTCAAGGTACTGATCATGCGTAAGGCCTGCGCCCTCAGTCCCCAGAGGAAACACAAAAAAGATTATACTGTTTATGTTGATCAAGACCTCTGTTGGGGAGAGAAATGCGGCTGCGGGCGCTTCTGCACCCGAATATTCGGATGTCCCGGCCTCATCTGGAACGAGGCGAAGCAGAAGGCGGAGATTGATGAAGTCATCTGTACAGGGTGCGGCGTCTGTGCCGATATATGCCCGCAGGGCGCAATCAAACGGGAGGAGGCGGCATAG
- a CDS encoding indolepyruvate oxidoreductase subunit beta yields the protein MTVKRLFKDPYNIIIAGVGGQGNVMASRMLSNILVHKGYNITIGETFGASQRGGSVMSHIRVSSLSSWSPQMPKGKADVVVTLEPIEAIRVLAGYGNPAVKVLTNTRAIYPAGVIAGNLSYPTFDEIRETLKKLSSRVWFIDATDEAVKLGNSILGNIIMIGALSTVDDLPVGRDDFKEILSRILPAEKMDDNLKAFDLGVAMMKK from the coding sequence ATGACTGTGAAACGATTATTCAAGGATCCTTACAATATCATAATCGCCGGTGTAGGCGGCCAGGGGAACGTCATGGCCTCCCGTATGTTGTCAAATATTCTGGTGCATAAAGGGTACAACATCACTATCGGAGAAACCTTCGGCGCCTCGCAGCGGGGGGGCTCGGTCATGAGCCATATCAGGGTATCCTCCCTGTCGAGCTGGAGCCCCCAGATGCCAAAAGGGAAGGCCGACGTGGTGGTAACGCTTGAACCGATCGAAGCGATACGAGTGTTGGCCGGATACGGCAATCCCGCGGTGAAGGTGCTCACGAACACCCGCGCCATCTATCCCGCAGGCGTCATAGCCGGAAACCTCTCCTATCCGACGTTCGATGAAATCAGGGAGACGCTGAAAAAGCTGTCGAGCCGCGTCTGGTTTATCGACGCTACCGATGAGGCGGTCAAATTAGGCAATTCGATACTGGGGAATATCATCATGATCGGCGCCTTGTCGACCGTGGATGACCTCCCTGTCGGCCGCGACGACTTCAAGGAGATCCTCTCACGCATCCTCCCCGCGGAGAAGATGGACGACAACCTCAAGGCCTTCGACCTGGGGGTGGCGATGATGAAGAAATAG